The genomic region AATTAAACGGTGACAGAAGCTGTTGTGATCCGAAGCATAGATATTGAAAATACGATTTATCATAAGATCAGATCTATTTAAAGGCTGCTTTATTGCTTATGTAAGCTTTATAATTTATTCAATCAATAACCATTAAAGAATTGCGTTCAtaccttttttgtttttgtaaagaaACAATTAAACAGTCTCAACATTTTATAATCTATCCCTATGTTGTCATCTATGGGTAGTTTcatatggtgtacgaactggtcaaaaactattctaaactgtccgggacagtttataaaccgtccgggacggtttgtaaactgtcccggacagtttactaaactgtcccggacagtttggtttaggaaagttttggaccgttcgtgcgcataaaccgtccgggacggtttaaactgtccgggacagtttagtaaactgtccgggacagtttaaaccgtccgatacggtattatttatatcaaccaatcagaacactcCTTACAATAATGCTTTACTTTAGAAGTTTGACGAGCGTAATGTAATATCGTTGTCATCTCGAGCGACGCTATTTTTCTCggacaaaacatgattttaaaaataatcaatCAATCATTGCCGCCAAAAAAGCCAgagttaaaaatgaatatattaagtACTCGAAATAAATGTAATTGCCCACAAAGTATGTCTGACATTGGTAACGAATTTCTTCTTGTACAGTTTATCTCAGACCTACTCAGGGATGGCCATAGGAAATTAACGGTCATGGCTCGGGCCAGGCCGGTAGGATGCAGACAGTAAATATAAATAGGGCGGTGTCACACTGGGTTGCGAATGCAAGCTGCATATTTGCGAACGGCAAAGCCAGATAGGTTCAAATATGTCACGAATTTTCTCAATAACTTCGCATCTCGCTTTCTTGTCGCATGGAGTTACAACGTATCACACTGGGTTTGGATTGTCAGCGAAACATTTTCGAATAACATTCGCGGGGACATCACAACAGTTCTCGTTTTCGGCACATGAGTCACATGCTCTCGCTTTCCTGTCACTTATACTTTTGATTGTATAACttgttggaaaaaaacgtcgcaAATCAGACGTAGTTTAATCTAGGACACTACACTGAGAACGGGTTGAGATTGCTTCAAGAACTACAGGTTCGGGCCGATTATTTATAAtactgtctgtctctgtctgtctgtctgtctctgtctgtctgtctctgtcggtctgtctgtctctgtctgtctgtctgtgtctgtctgtctgtcactgtctgtatgtctctgtctgtctgtctgtctctgtctgtatgtctgtctctgtctgtctgtctttgtctgtctgtctctgtctgtctgtgtctgtctgtctctgtctgtatctgtctgtctgtctgtctgtctctgtctgtctgtctctgtctgtctgtctctgtctgtctgtctctgtatgtctgtctctgtctgtatgtctgtctctaTGTCTGTGTCTATAACTTGTATCGCAAGCATGTCCTCCATTAACTGCCTGCTGCCTGCAGTTGTTTTCATGTTCCGCAATAGAATTGGGACTATCGTTTGTTCAAAGATATTTTAATGGTTCTTCTGTACGTAGGAATTCAACCATTATTTAAACACAATGAAGCATTGCAAGTATCACAGAGGGCGATAAATCAAGACTTTACTTATTACAAATTGGAGACCAAATAATCTTCTCCATACCGATTATAAAGTACGCACATATGTTATTGCAAACAGTATGCGTGTGTGCATGAATGCTCTTATACGTTAAGGCAGTATTGGTTTCATCAAACATCAAACATCAGACATATTGTGCAAAATGATGGTTTCCAGACTCAGAGCAggtttttttttgcccaatttctcaatcccaaaaagtatacttttttcccaaattgtggcaaaaaattcccaattccccccccccaattattttttttaagaagtgtcgaatgcgtattttatctcaattttatttcaattacatctaacaaagtattatatgattttgttcttttaatttgaatgattataaagagttatgtcaaatttagtatttccctaatcagtggacttttcgtgtggaaaaaaggctaatgaatttattttcccaatttcatgaaaatgcagataaaatgCCCAAtgccaaagccatgggctatcttcccaaaaagtgggaaaaaaatcTGCAGAGGGTCACTCAACCGATTTTTCTATAGGGTGGAGCGGCTGGTATATCTGTTACCCAACCCGTATACCGGTATTTGAAATCATCAAAAAGTATGCATCATTACATGTTTTAAGCGAAAAAGGTATACCTTATCACATATTTTTGATTCATTgtatgcatttaatcaattacaaGGAAAATGAATGTTGATGTCATAGCGGAGAGGGAAATGTAGCCCTTGCCCATGCATAAAATCGGTTGGGCATGAAATTCAAAGCTGGGGTACATTGAACTGTTACTAAAGGACCAAACTGGAAATAATTGCCCCGCTCACATAGGCCACACACacccaaaattatgttttaacataatttcttcatttattaaccggttaacttcaaattgaaactgaacatttcttaTGACAGGATCGCTCTCAACTATCCATGACCCCATTACCCAtcctttaaaatataatataaaaatgctcgGTCTGACAGATTTTTGGATCTTGTCAGACCAACTGTCAGTTATTTTTTCAGAGCTTTCGCCACGTCTAccaaaacataattatctgaacTTGAAGACTATGTGAATTAGCAAATAAGTGTACCATGTAAAAGGGTGAAAACTATGCACTGTTTTTAAGCTTGTAAGCCCGATCGAGCGATTTATCGTACAGTTACCGGCTTTCGCACCCCACCAGCGTTCGAACCTTTTTCTATTTTCCGTTTATCGCGCATGCGCGAGCGTGTACGCGTCATCAATCTGTGTGTACCGATGCGTTTGTTTACAAACCAGACGACCGTAGCTATCGATCGTTAAAATGCGATATAAACAGGtaaattttcacaaattttgaacaaaaataactatttttaatattatttttaaatactgtgaaaccattattaatcgtcaggcattaatgttcataaatttcgtcagtcggccgatcggcgaatttaagatcctaacgaacaatcatgctctatgtttgaacaaaaacaaacactgagttgaacaatattttaaaactttaccgtagacatgaggaattaaattccaacataatccatgcacacattcactgctgtttcgtaatcaagattaatccggttttgacacaaagggatgtagattacacaaggtacttaactgacacgttacacttctttaaaacgcgtgtgcagtacagctgtatcgaatgcgttgacttcgtttatgtagaatggtaatgaattagcgctaattgtttataacttaattacccattaggtgcattgtgtttttcaggggtgttgcatattagccatcacgcagcgaatgccgatgaaagacaataaaccaaatgaaaagatgacgatgtgtgatcaacatgcatatttatcacaaattaataaagaatattttaattgctgtttgttgtttgattgtttgcgtttaaccacacttattactattttaaatgtatcaatttatttatttttaaattattgacattattgatttatataccagtagtttactttttaagaacaaacacacacatagagtttataattttaatgttgatataagaattaaaaagcattttatttgaaaaaaaaacacttaaactggaacctctttcgtataacacaaccagttttaaaacggtattgacagcattttaataaaaatcataccaactagaattacgattgttatcagtatggcaattataataatagaaaaagactaatgggcaattggcttcgttgttacaaacactcgttaacggttattcgatcccacttgtccgctaatcataacaatgaacgtgtgaatggcatacattaagagggtccattactgtcccttgataacaaaagactagttaattggcatgtgacaaacaggcccgacctcctgcagtgattctcaagtgtgttcccgcattcgtatgatttttcgcaactgcgattgatcgcgaatatgtattacacacaaatcggatattgactgacgcatttttttttaatttaaaatcagaaatcggcgaatttaagtgctgacgaaatcgtcatttttataaaaatgacgaaattttgtgctgtcgaaaataaatggtttcacagtatatatatatatataaaaaagtcaGATACATAATGATTTTACACTTACAACTTTTTGACAGATGACCCACATTATGGTCTGCGTCAAGGGTCACGTGACCATGGTAAATCACATTGCGATAGGTTACACCACAGTAAAGTTAGTGTGAAGTTCAACATAGCTGATCcactttgcataaattgacattAGAGAAACATTTCTTTTTTCTCTCCTCTTTTCTGGTAgcaatttaattatgtttcaggTGTTTCCACAAAAAAGAGTATCAAAACACAAAGGATACTCACCATCAGCTATGATGAatgcatataaaatggtaatGGAAACTGGTGCACCAGTAAAAACTGCTGCTAGACAGTACGGTGTACCACATAACACCCTAAGAGATAGAGTGAAGGGCAGAGTAGATCCGCAGACTGTCATGACAGGACAGGGTCCATTATTCTCCACTGAAGAGGAAGCAAAACTTGTCGACCATGTTAAATATATGGCAAACCTTGGGTATGGTTTCACAATAACTGAGGTTGTAGCCAAGGCAACTGACTATGCAGTGTTCTTGAAGAAGCGAACCCATGACAACCCATTGTCAGTCAAGTGGTTTCATGGTTTCAGACGACGTTGGCCTGAAATAAAGGTAGTAAAACCTAGAGCCTTTAGTCAGTGTAGAGCAAAATCCACAACTGAGCAGGCAGTGTACTCATACTTTGACAATCTAGAAACTGTCATCAAAAATAATGATCTACTTAATAAGCCTGAATGTGTATACAACATTGATGAGAAAGGTATACAGACTGAACACTCTCCCCCATATGTTGTCAGTGGCAAGGCATGTGTCCcggccataacttcatcaaggTCCGGAATAACCACTATTATTGGTGGTGGCAATGCACTAGGAACACTGATTccaccattttttattttcaagggGCAGCGAATGAATGAAGACTTGTTTCAAGGTCCAACACCTGGCTCTGCTGGCACTATGTCTAAAAGTGGTTGGTCCAATTCTACCATATTCCTTGAGTACTTGGAACGTCATTTTGTACGCTACATTCAAAGGCAAAATGCAAGTCAGCCAATCCTATTGATATTTGATGGACACAAGTCGCATATCAATGTTCCTGTACTAGAATGGGCACAAAAGAATAATGTGCTTTTGTTTGTGCTTCCTGCCCATACAAGCCATTGCCTACAACCCTTGGATATTGGATGCTTTGGTCCCTTACAAAAGATTTACAATAACATGTGTCAAAATTTTGTGAGGGACAACCCATCTTCCAAAATCACTAAATTCAATGTAGCTGCACTGGCTTCAAACGCATATGTCAAAGCACTCTCTAACAGCAATCTAAAGGTGTCTTTTCAGAAAGCTGGCATATATCCTCTCGACAGAACAGCAGTCCCTGTTGACAACTTCAAGCCCTCCGAGCCATATGTCGGTTTAGACCCTACACTTGTCCCAGCTGCTGATCAGTCTGACGTTGACTCATATTTCAAGGCTGCAGAGTCTGTTATCGataaaaagaaacaatataacaaaacatcaatCAATAAAACACTAAGTAGTGTTGTTTCCGGGCAAGAAATTACCCGATCAGACATATGCCAGGAAATTGTCAGCAAAGCACAGTCCCAGCCTTTGTGTGAACCGCCAGCACCCAAGAAGCGTAAAAACAATTCCAACCTGAAAGTCTGTAAAAGGTCTGTCAGctcacaaaaacacaaacaatccTGTTGTTATCCCATTCCAGAACCGGTTCCTGGTCCATCAACCATACACTTAAACCTTCAGTCAGATTCATATTCAGATGACTCTGACTCTGATATTGCTGACGAGGATAAGTGCTGCGTTTGCAAGTAATTTCAACCTGAAAAACTGAAAAATTGTGTGTCCCTTGTGTTCACTAAATGggcacagtgtgacttcaatgGCTGCAAACATTGGACACATCTCGAATATTGCTGCAAGCAGCGAGTCATTCGGCGTAATGACATATTCATCTGTCCTTGTCATGGCCAGTCAAGCACtgaagaataataaaataataacatcagtATAAACATGATCAGTTTAAGtagttaaatgtttaaagttattaactgtttcaagttttattgttttGGACCAAAAGTTATGAACTATACTGTAATTGTGTACATGGTTCGAAAGCTGGTGCTCTAAAGAGGTGGCCATATTGGATTTTTTGTGACAGGGTGGTGGAAACTACCAAGCATATTTCAAAGTTATGAATTGGGATATACATACGTAAATTTATGCAGGTATGTagcaaacattatattttttggaGGTATTGTTTATTTcgttgtaattgtaataaaaactatTATTGTATTGCATCTTATATTAAGGGGTTCGAAAGCCGGTTCGTCCACGCTAAGCTTGATTGAGCTGTATAGCCTGATCGGACAATTCCACCTGCCTTTCATACCCCAGGGAAGGACGAGTTTTTTCTTATGGTTTTTCAAATCCTGGGTAAAGTCCCTGGTAAATACCCCGCAAATTGCCCCCACCTTTTTCATTGATATGGTCACGGCTACATTTGCCTAAAAGCCCCACACTGACCTGGCAGTGAACATCGGACAAGTTGAAACATGAGACTGTTGCCCCATCCTTCCCTGGGGTTGGGGGGCCATGATTTCAAGTGACCGGTGCATTATTTGGAAACAATACAGGtttaaaattcatgcaaaattcAGAATTAAATAATTTTGCACATTAATTGAAATGTTTGGGATGGTGGAAAATACCTTTTCATTTCTTCAATCACATCCATCCCTGCCCTGAAACTGTCGAGTAACGGTGTAAACTCGGGATATGATGTGGTCATTCTGTTCACATTTCTGGCCAGAGCATCCAATCTTGTCAGTGAAGAGTTAATCACCTCAAGGGACCTATTTGTCTCTAAAGTTCTTGTAATGGAATTAAACACATCCCGACAAGTCTCTAAAAACCGATCTCTGTCCATATTCGCGTACAAATGATAAATTATCGAACAATCACTCGAATAAACGTTACTAAAAAGGATATTTTCACTTTCGAAATGGCACATAAATGCTTAGTGTTacgagtgttttgattggttGATTGACTCCTCTTTAGAACCTATGCCGTACTATAATTTATGCCTGAAAACCGTCCGAGACAGTTTacgaaaccgtcccggacagtttccaggaaaccgtcccggacagtttcctaaactgtcccggacggtttgtaatccacaaaataaatcgcccggtacggtttacagacgcacgagcggttcaaaagtaagaaactgtccgggacagtttagtaaaccgtcccggacagtttagaatagttttggaccagttcgtacaccatagttTCAAGTCTATGGCAAATCGGGGCCAAATGATTGTATTAAGGGTTCattattgacaatattaaaaagtttaaatatgttaaaaaggAATTTTCAACGAATATGGACGAAATATGTATTTTTCTGTGCTTTACACTTGCCTTTTTATGTCGGAATGGAATAACACTACAGTACCTATACGATTGACTTATTCTTTACGCCAtcgatatttaattttaaatacaactttcccataaattaatgtttatgtaaTGACACTTCTAAGCACAAGTGTACTTGCATGATCTTGAGCGTGATCGTAAAGATTACTATATactaatttaataattaaatatttttaacttatttttaattgGCATAATTTCTTGCATATAATACCAATTTGTTTTTGTGTTATGTACGGTAGGCTAGCTTCAAGTGTTTTGTCTTTAATGACGTCATGATCTGATCAATATTAAATAACGCGGTGCGTAGCATGTATGGCTTAGGTTTAACCCTGTATTTGTTATTGCAATTGTATTGCTGATAAGGTGAAATATAAGCACTTAATTTTCATGAATAGTCCAGTCAAAATATCCCCAAAACAGCCATAACCTTAAAAAATTGCAACAGAAACGAAACCTTTTTTATTTACCATCTAGGATCTATTacacattaaatataaaaaatctagAAACATCTAAGCAGGGGAAATGttgtaaaaaatgaaacaatttacTAGGTAAACACTTAATATTTCAGATAGAAATCGTCTGCTACAGCTTAATAGTGTTCAGAAGAGCAGTTTCATTTCAATATTGGAACATAAGCCGACACACAGAAAGTAGCAAATaatagaaatatatattatttagctatctgtacatgtatttaaagcgAGTTGAgtatacattaaacataatacaatattGAAGAAGTGGGTGGGGCAAACCTCAATACAATACGAACATAACCTAAATAGGAGTATATGACTGCCACTTTACGTTCACCACAAGTATCAGGCACATATAATAAAGTCTTGAATACAAATGTTAAACCAAGTTCTTATAATTAAAAGTCAGAGTCAGAATCGTCTGGTTCCCGTCTACGTGTTGTGTTAGTGCAACTAACACCCTGGCACTCTGAACATCCAGTTGTACATTCAAGTCTGTTTTTTCTACATGTGCATTTTTTAGAATCGCAATTTAGTTTGCATCTGCATTTAATCATGCTAAGACGGTTCTCTGGGGCAGGGGGTAAATCTGTTTTCGCTGGTAGAAGTCTGTCGTTATTAAGAGCCCAACCTCAGCAGTCGTGGGTCAGCTCCTATCCACTCCTGGACTTGAAAATATGAGCGCAAACTGTGATACTTAGCCGCCCATGAGGTAGGTGGTAATATTTGGACCTGCATATGGGTTGTACTTGCCATTATCTTCCTCGTAAATTTCCTGAAGCGTTTTACGTCTAGCCCTTCCTCAACCAATCCACCATACAGACTAACAAGTATTTTTTCTCCATTTCTTACTTTGCTTTCTTCAGTGGACTGTTCTATGAATGCCTCCGCAAGTGGAACAAGATCTGTATCACTCAGAAACTTTTTCAGCGCCGTTCCTTTGCTTATACCATACATCTGTGAAGTAGTATCACATCCAGCGAGGGCATGTATTACAGGCAGGATATGGGAACAGCTGAGACCTAATACATGTACCCGTTTTGTCTTCTGAATATTGCACACTCGCAATCCCTTGGAGctgagctccagataagggtcgtattttcgtaattacgaattattttccgttacgtatttattttaaaatcttgtcgtaccattaagaattacaaaatcaagttacgaatattatttttacatcggttcgtatcgatttttaatgagttcttttcgcgtattaaagatctttgcggtgcttatatagaatggttatcgggtttgtttaacaaagcgcatttttcaataaaagcggcgtatccAGTCTCTCTgtaaaaaacaatggcggcgcccagagagcgtcttaaaaaactgcaaagcgtgcaaaaacacgctttaacaaattgtacgcaaagtgagccgaagttaaatgtttagaaagacattatagaaaagatcttatacgatgttgtatgttcagttgccgacacagtcggaaaagctaagcaaaaacgcgacacgacgggtccaaacttaaacacaaaaaaaacattgaacgagtggaagggacaagtcccgtggctaatcgttgaaaagattgaaggggagacccgttttaattgtgagatatgtaaaaattcatctaaggcatgcaatctaaacacagtttgggcatatgaaggtattggaaaaataaaattgtataatactgaaaagacactgttgaactcgtataaataaagttgctagtatgtttattttgatttttttttgcatgaaaataaccattattatttatttttaggtcatttagaaaaaataagaattattttccaaaacttagtagtaacgttaagaatgaaatttcagagttaagaattctttttgaaaatctggtagtaatttaagaatttcacaaaaccttatctggagctctgccttgGAGGCTGTAGCACTGGTAGCTGACTTGAAGAAGACCGATTTGCTGGGCGTATTGTAATGTAACAGAAGTACGAGTAAATCCGTATCTTCACCAATAATGGTTACATTTGATGTTTCCACTAATTTGAGAGAAGTTTCTACAATCAACCGATCAGAATCATGGACAGTGTGAACACAACGATATCCGTTTCCTTCTAATTCTGTCCCCAACATGGAAATGAAATTCTGTTTATTTTCTGGGTTTGGCAAGAACTTCTCTTTTCTTGAAGCCAATGGAGTACATTTTGTTAAGTAGACTTTTGGTCCAACAACACCATGCGTTCGCCAACTGTAACGGAGCTATGATAGTTCTAGGTCGACAATTTTGCATAATGGCTTGACCTATTGAGGACAATTTTACATCAGAATCCCCGAAAATATTTCTCTTAAAAAGAGTAATAAGCTTTCAGGCACAAACTGCTTATTGGCGATATCATCCGGATTTGGATAAACTGAGTCACTTTTTGCATCCTTGATAACACGTTGAATCAACTTAgctgctgtttttaaaacattcaCTTTTTGGGCCTCAGCATTATCAGTTTATCTACATTTCCTTGTGAATAGAAGTCATGTAATATTGAAGCTGCAGTTCTTCTAAAGGTGACCACATCTGCTTTCCCATTGATGTCTGTGATTATTACTGAATCACCAAAATGTTCCTTTAGTTTGTTCTTAGTGTATTGTACACCATATGCATTTTCTCcacaaatatttttcatttggtCAACTAAAACTGTAACTGTTATTTGCTCATCTtcactttctttaaataatgaGATCACTTGTTGAAAAGCTAGATGTGCTGCTTCGTTCGCGGGTCTGCCTCGTATTGGTGATGTCATCGTTTTGGGTTCGGTAACACTGCGGAAATGTGTCGGCATGTCTTTAAATGTTCTAAAATTGATGCTGCAGGACTGGTGGTAAACTGCATCAGCTGCTGGCAGGTCATTTACATATTCTATCCTGCCCCGGACCTTATTAGCCCAATCATCTCCTCTAGCTGAACACAACTCtattatagtttttttaaatGTCCTTACTGGAAATACATCGAAACCACGTTTTCTGTCATTGTATTTAGCAGAATGATCACAAAATGTACAATGTTCTTGAAAATTCAAAACATCAGCTTTAGACCTCACAAATCTGGTGTTTGGACTAAGGTTTTTTTTTTGGTATCCCGAGCAATAACATTAGCGTTTGTGTAAGTCTTTCGACATGCAATGTGGAAACAATTTCCTGGAACAGCATAAACATTATCCTGTCTCTTCATGCTAGCATCATTTATTCCAGTGCATCCTTTTACAGTAAGTTTAGAGCCTTCGTTGTCTTCAACTGCATGGTGACATATACAGCAAATCTTGATATCCATTCTGTAATATAAAGAGAAGACAACTGTTAGGTTTATGTTACACACTTcctgaataaaatatttttgttgcaTTActgcatttattttcaataatatataaacGTTGAACCTGTACACTTGTATTACACCATATTTATAAGTAAAATGTTGGTCTGTTTCTAGTTTCAAAATACGGCATACATGGTGCTGATAAGAAGTTATAGCATAtcttttcattttgttgaaagatacaatatattaaattcattatttttgaCATGATAATACTCACTTGTCAGGATTTCTAACATTAACCGCAAGACATCAGGTGAATCATTTCCATGTTATTGTCTGatatacataataaaaaaattagaAATGTTTGTTATGGAAGCAATTTTGTTAGAAATCATTTCTGGTTATGGTCACCGTATAAACAAGTGATTCCGACCGATGCAAGTATTCATGAAGTGTCCAACAAGGAAGCCTAAAGTTAAGAAGGATGACAACAGAAGACCAATAACCTTAATAATCATGAGCTTTAACAATGATCCTTTGATGACATTGTTATGACATTGTTATGTATGTATTTTACATTGCATAGATAACTAGATTAGCAAAAGATATTGGATTCACTAATTTTCTGTCTTTTTCACAACCCATGAAATACTTACAATAACAGACTGGTCACCAAATGCTTTGTCAATTGTCTGAACATCTGTCAGACAACTGCTGGATTCAACTGAAACATGCAAGCAAAGGAAAATATAAGCATTTTATGCCTCATTGGTAGCTATAGACTTTTTAAGTAATAAGTAAATAAGTTACGTCAAAATTGAAATTTTGACTGAAATTTTGACTTGAACGCGCTTCCGTACTTGAGTTTTTTTTATGCAAAATCTGCAATCCCGCGGACAGTGTTTCAAcccaaaaatgtgtgtttattggtgattatgattgattttttttataaatgcaacttatattttgtgtttttgaaagAAGAATGCCACTCAAAGCGAGAAAATATTACTAAATAATGTTGCTCAATCGTAAACCGCGAaaacatgtaacatttatatattgCACTTTAAATGGCTTACATACTTGTCGCACAAGAGATATGAcctgtaaatgatgaaaactcacATGTAAAGGTTTTTTCT from Dreissena polymorpha isolate Duluth1 chromosome 5, UMN_Dpol_1.0, whole genome shotgun sequence harbors:
- the LOC127831227 gene encoding uncharacterized protein LOC127831227, whose product is MRYKQVFPQKRVSKHKGYSPSAMMNAYKMVMETGAPVKTAARQYGVPHNTLRDRVKGRVDPQTVMTGQGPLFSTEEEAKLVDHVKYMANLGYGFTITEVVAKATDYAVFLKKRTHDNPLSVKWFHGFRRRWPEIKVVKPRAFSQCRAKSTTEQAVYSYFDNLETVIKNNDLLNKPECVYNIDEKGIQTEHSPPYVVSGKKAGIYPLDRTAVPVDNFKPSEPYVEPVPGPSTIHLNLQSDSYSDDSDSDIADEDKCCVCK